The Methanomassiliicoccales archaeon genome has a window encoding:
- a CDS encoding fumarate hydratase has translation MISRQLIEDVAFNLLKKSSIDLPRDVVEAIKNAFNYETSEIARIQLNTILDNISEASKCLIPMCQDTGIPIFFVKGDCCREIMEGIRAGVLRATDEIPLRPNAVHPITRRNSGNNAGVNMPYVHFSPGEDGFIEIAVLPKGAGAENMSALKMLNPSDGLDGIKSFVLDTVVSAGGKPCPPIIVGIGIGGSSDVAMTLAKEALLLPLNKKNSDGMLASLEENILAALNQTGIGPMGLGGRTTALGVKIRMAHCHTASLPVGVNIQCWAARKAFARIYGDGIVEYSLEGFQ, from the coding sequence ATGATATCAAGACAATTGATTGAGGACGTCGCGTTCAATCTTCTCAAAAAATCTTCGATCGACCTTCCTCGGGACGTCGTAGAAGCGATCAAGAACGCCTTTAATTATGAGACCTCGGAGATCGCGCGGATCCAGCTAAACACAATCCTCGACAACATCAGCGAGGCGTCAAAATGTTTGATTCCCATGTGCCAAGACACTGGCATACCTATATTCTTCGTCAAAGGGGATTGTTGCAGGGAGATCATGGAGGGAATCAGGGCGGGGGTGCTGCGGGCCACTGATGAAATTCCTTTGCGTCCCAATGCAGTTCACCCTATCACGCGGAGGAATTCGGGTAATAATGCTGGTGTAAATATGCCCTACGTACATTTTTCGCCAGGAGAAGACGGTTTTATCGAGATCGCCGTCCTCCCGAAGGGAGCGGGTGCAGAAAATATGAGCGCACTGAAAATGCTCAATCCATCAGACGGTCTCGATGGCATCAAATCATTCGTGCTCGATACAGTGGTGAGCGCAGGTGGAAAACCATGTCCGCCAATTATCGTTGGTATAGGGATAGGCGGATCCTCGGATGTCGCGATGACACTTGCTAAGGAAGCGCTCCTCCTGCCGCTCAATAAGAAAAACTCTGATGGTATGCTGGCATCCCTTGAGGAGAATATTCTCGCAGCACTCAACCAAACGGGTATAGGACCTATGGGGCTCGGAGGACGTACAACCGCGCTAGGCGTTAAGATCAGAATGGCGCATTGCCACACGGCGAGCCTCCCTGTCGGAGTCAACATCCAGTGCTGGGCTGCGAGAAAGGCATTTGCGAGAATCTATGGCGATGGAATCGTTGAATATAGTCTGGAGGGATTTCAGTGA
- a CDS encoding molybdopterin-binding protein — translation MKIEIVHIGDELLTGEINPYPAQMIQMIKQKGASVNMITIMRDDKAEIVDVLKSAESRGVDVIILTGGLGPTLDDLTRYAVAEFLGTDLEVHEEAVEWLSEAVKRMYGKRPVLNEEALRMATIPKGAIALKNLTGAACGIEARKGKMTIFCLPGFPKEMIPMFEAYILPRIEPERVYTVEIRAWRGETTMEPLFNQIVRKYNVQIASLPDEQWRERGNRVIVKGDNKETVEKAAEELKELIEKSRDAFIED, via the coding sequence TTGAAGATTGAAATTGTCCACATCGGCGACGAGCTCCTTACCGGTGAGATAAACCCTTACCCCGCACAGATGATCCAGATGATCAAGCAGAAAGGCGCGTCCGTGAATATGATCACGATCATGCGCGATGATAAGGCAGAAATCGTTGATGTTTTGAAATCCGCTGAGAGTCGGGGCGTCGACGTCATCATCCTCACGGGAGGACTTGGTCCTACCCTCGACGACTTGACCCGATACGCCGTTGCAGAGTTTCTCGGCACAGATCTCGAAGTCCACGAGGAGGCGGTCGAGTGGCTGAGCGAGGCTGTAAAGAGAATGTACGGCAAGAGGCCGGTCCTTAATGAGGAGGCGCTTAGGATGGCAACGATTCCAAAGGGGGCCATTGCGCTTAAAAATCTCACGGGCGCCGCCTGCGGCATCGAGGCAAGAAAGGGCAAAATGACAATCTTCTGCCTCCCTGGCTTTCCCAAGGAAATGATCCCTATGTTCGAAGCATACATCCTGCCTAGGATCGAGCCTGAAAGAGTATATACTGTGGAAATCAGAGCCTGGCGTGGTGAGACGACGATGGAGCCGCTGTTCAATCAGATAGTGAGAAAATACAATGTGCAGATTGCCTCGCTTCCAGACGAGCAGTGGCGTGAAAGGGGGAACAGGGTTATAGTGAAGGGGGATAACAAGGAAACCGTGGAAAAGGCAGCTGAAGAGCTCAAAGAGCTCATCGAGAAGTCGCGTGATGCATTCATTGAAGATTGA
- a CDS encoding ABC transporter permease, translating into MANNSSIPSDFNQMMTVARYELLKYLRSRRLLGLFALEFLMIALIMIVPPALGRDYPEDPAEFSKVFIQWVWFLIVIGVTLLASDSLVSEFQSRTGYLLFPNPIKKRIIFAGKFLASVAIIFVALSIFYGISSILVFAVDGGLSNLTASSFGLALLFGIAATSVAYLVSSVMKGSTGALVMTFALFLLIFSIVDGILTFAKVKPNFSISFAAGAIEYIMETPYPTDFIRQIPIGNDVLEIAYYYPEVTTAVIVAIVYIIAALAAAMVIFSRREMAA; encoded by the coding sequence TTGGCAAATAATTCCAGTATACCATCAGATTTTAACCAGATGATGACAGTAGCGCGCTATGAATTGCTGAAATACTTGAGGAGCCGGAGGCTTCTCGGCTTGTTCGCTCTGGAATTCCTCATGATTGCCCTTATCATGATCGTGCCGCCGGCGCTTGGCCGAGATTATCCTGAAGATCCAGCAGAATTTTCAAAGGTCTTCATCCAGTGGGTGTGGTTCTTGATCGTCATAGGCGTCACGCTTCTGGCGAGCGATTCTCTCGTATCGGAATTTCAAAGCCGCACAGGCTACCTCCTCTTCCCAAACCCTATAAAAAAGAGGATTATTTTTGCCGGGAAATTTCTCGCGTCGGTGGCGATCATTTTTGTGGCGCTATCGATCTTCTATGGAATATCGTCAATTCTTGTATTCGCAGTGGACGGTGGTTTGTCGAACTTGACGGCATCTTCATTTGGCCTCGCATTACTTTTCGGCATTGCGGCGACTTCGGTGGCATACCTGGTGAGCTCTGTCATGAAGGGTTCAACAGGTGCGCTCGTCATGACCTTTGCTTTATTCTTGCTCATCTTCTCCATTGTCGATGGAATACTGACCTTCGCGAAGGTCAAACCGAATTTCTCGATCAGCTTTGCCGCTGGCGCCATTGAATACATAATGGAAACACCTTATCCAACGGATTTCATACGCCAAATTCCAATCGGCAACGATGTGCTTGAAATCGCATATTATTATCCAGAAGTTACAACAGCTGTGATTGTCGCTATCGTGTACATCATTGCGGCTCTTGCGGCTGCGATGGTGATCTTCTCGCGGAGGGAGATGGCTGCCTGA
- a CDS encoding carboxypeptidase-like regulatory domain-containing protein yields MKICRGALLIASIVSLLVLAFSTPAMAQEGDVFFIIGRVLDDKGMPLASVNITATNTTTGTIFSSYSNSSGAYNISLPAGVYNISASLENYRANITYLNVVVGFSTVLTLNFTMSEILGCLSGHVTNGTAPVVGAIVYLKNEQYNYSGTSISPLGEYTITGIAPGVYVAYAEKQGYWTNYSNKPIFIVRGVKTILNFTLLEQPAKIFGTVYMGDVPIPGVQVIVQAQSFSTATMTDSNGNYTITGVPAGSYTVTFRKAGYQEKIIQISLSPFENKRLDFFLEKEAIEESTGFIPGFDLPHSLMVVALAVAIVILIISLFVKYKVARNPGLLAEEEVKEEKKETEEKEVKPSK; encoded by the coding sequence ATGAAAATTTGCCGAGGCGCACTGCTCATTGCGTCTATAGTTTCACTTTTGGTGCTTGCGTTTTCTACTCCTGCTATGGCGCAAGAGGGCGATGTATTTTTCATCATCGGACGCGTTCTCGACGATAAAGGAATGCCCCTCGCCAGCGTCAACATCACGGCTACAAATACAACAACTGGAACGATCTTTTCCTCTTATTCCAATTCTTCTGGCGCATATAACATATCACTTCCCGCTGGTGTTTATAATATCTCAGCATCGCTCGAAAACTACAGGGCAAATATCACCTATCTGAACGTGGTTGTTGGGTTTTCTACAGTTTTGACGCTGAACTTTACCATGTCAGAAATCCTTGGGTGCTTGAGCGGACACGTGACGAATGGAACGGCGCCAGTAGTTGGTGCGATTGTCTACTTGAAGAACGAACAATACAACTATTCTGGCACTTCTATAAGCCCCCTTGGTGAATACACAATCACTGGTATAGCCCCGGGTGTGTATGTTGCCTACGCTGAGAAACAAGGTTATTGGACGAACTACTCGAACAAACCTATTTTTATCGTGAGAGGTGTGAAAACAATCCTCAATTTCACGCTGCTTGAACAGCCCGCCAAAATTTTCGGAACTGTGTATATGGGCGACGTTCCGATTCCAGGTGTTCAAGTCATAGTTCAAGCGCAGTCATTTTCGACCGCCACTATGACCGATTCAAATGGAAATTATACCATAACGGGCGTTCCAGCAGGCAGCTATACAGTGACTTTCAGGAAAGCTGGTTACCAGGAAAAAATCATTCAAATTTCGCTCTCGCCCTTTGAAAACAAGCGCCTAGACTTTTTCCTTGAGAAGGAAGCAATCGAGGAAAGCACCGGGTTTATTCCAGGATTCGATTTACCGCATTCGTTGATGGTGGTTGCGCTCGCTGTCGCAATCGTCATTCTCATCATCTCACTATTTGTCAAATATAAAGTTGCACGGAATCCTGGATTGCTTGCTGAAGAGGAGGTAAAGGAGGAAAAGAAGGAGACTGAGGAAAAGGAAGTAAAACCTTCAAAGTAA
- a CDS encoding ATP-dependent helicase, which produces MIERVTRCYTKDEVLSLMDPLIREWFSSKFTKLTEPQAYAIPLIHSRQSVLVSSPTGSGKTLTAFLSIINELLKYSKNDKLEDRVYAVYVSPLKALANDINRNLEEPLREMRALAEGKGMKFPEIRVGVRSGDTSSYERQKMLRKPPHIFITTPESLALVLAAPKFRERFSRVEYVIVDEVHEICDSKRGAMLSLTLERLQAYCERPFVRVGLSATLAPIEEIASFLVGFEKGRMRDIKVVEVRSQKNLDLKVLCPTEDMTALPYEIVNSKMYDLLKDLVEKHTTTLIFTNTRSGTESIVYKLKERGAEAIEAHHGSLSKLTRLDVEGRLKKGELKCVVSSTSLELGIDIGSIDLVCQIGSPKSVAKALQRIGRSGHAYGQTSKGRIIVFDNDDLVECAVLSRAVKRNQIDRVTIPENCLDVLAQTVVGMSIEKRWEVFEALEIIRRSYCYRNLPDERFFDVLRYLGSKDAFEGVYSKIWYDEAEGRFGRKRGARMIYALNLGTIPEEANYTVYTEKGAPVGDLSEKFVERLSPKDIFVLGGRTYEYIKTRGMKVFVRTASGRKPTVPSWTGEMLPRSFDLSMEIARFRREMAEKLMAEDDEKIVHWLVTDFNIDCGSANSILSYFKEQFASCGFIPNDRILAVEGYRDMAGNYCIIFHFPFGRRVNDALSRAYAFQITKRLGCNVSVSISDDAFLLSSPKPVELKNIERLVNHADLEDVLRRAVRDSEIFKQRFRHTAARSFMILRNYKGREVSVNRQQLRSSFLLDALSSIENMPIIEETYREILYDVMDLQNAKLVLSMIERGEMNVRVIDYSSAPTPFAHGIILAGISDIVLMEDRSLLLKELHRRILSKVLVSEVSEFEFEADQVNAYFRRKLGTIERKEDIVRLLKMAGPMRIFKERTRSIYPFTSKERKVVDRWAIELMEEGRIATVYIDDTYFVVIEDLDIYATVFERERRLGELERRVLELLDSERTQMQIAQELGLSSEEAGHILHILESVQIVGRTARRGGQWFFKRRVCRKVDREEALRIATSKFVGSNGPATAEEIAYALNMPDEIIIDVAESMVNEGILVKGKFIVSEKPQYMLRIDYLRLRSENLNAFDSGTVESYRQKKLDGPFETIESCLKFLGGVGSPLDVYHRVPGFSLAEWERLRKSGKILMGRFHRGHVRYVLAEDAPLFVAAYRHQPLGQRDLEVLRAIESHEGISLRQLAKKLNMTKDQLKTIIDRLDRNLYIVRGYDESEVFSRENVYVPLNVPAHEGNAIHEIVRKFIRAYGPVPMRAIAGFTGFSEEDISKAVEGEDISRIVVGDTQTEMLIYTSEIEALEHISRGERRIRVRSLHDPSVQHLWSEVESKYGDRWIYPLVRDGTLVGALEMWKMSGCVEIREIDTGDQSLISEILTSIDEVMDFYKQMGIDIVRVKEIFGLEPNGISADLLEEFSKAGYHRIGNALVKGNFLPLVYPWEDILQYLFLKQSILYQSNFDNVMACVKKIGALRSDTSAYLRCRVRVPLKRLFEQGLLIRAHILPPFISYTTLEFASLCRKAKDVVLSEDMKLILRIIGDRGSISKNELFSISPFGYGRTYEALKKLVDSTAVYFDGRKKVSVTPEIDLTVEEARIQLLTRMFENFGIVSAENLARILNHFIPMRELRRLLSVLENEGVLVKGYFVENDEMLYWMLAKDVPMKKVESEEGFVLTSDDNLFFYLQTWLKGKIVRRGDAIFKGPRIVGSFRAHRAGSNLYLDEFSGNQEAKRILRAFIRMHNYTLRKSKEEKVPDWEIQEFYEKTHPGEV; this is translated from the coding sequence ATGATAGAACGAGTCACACGTTGTTACACAAAAGATGAGGTTCTAAGTCTGATGGACCCGCTCATTCGTGAATGGTTTAGTTCAAAATTCACGAAATTGACAGAGCCGCAGGCATATGCCATCCCGCTGATTCACAGCAGGCAAAGTGTGCTCGTTTCCTCACCAACTGGTTCTGGTAAAACTTTGACAGCGTTTCTGTCGATAATAAATGAGCTTCTAAAATATTCAAAAAATGACAAACTTGAAGATCGCGTATATGCGGTCTATGTCTCTCCGCTAAAGGCTTTGGCAAACGACATCAATCGTAATCTGGAAGAACCACTTAGGGAAATGCGCGCACTTGCAGAAGGAAAGGGTATGAAGTTTCCAGAAATCCGCGTGGGTGTGCGGTCTGGTGACACCTCGTCCTACGAGAGGCAGAAGATGCTGAGAAAACCGCCGCATATCTTTATCACAACACCAGAGTCGCTTGCTCTCGTCCTTGCTGCGCCAAAATTTCGGGAGAGATTCTCGAGAGTAGAATATGTAATCGTTGACGAGGTGCACGAAATTTGCGATTCGAAGAGAGGTGCTATGCTTTCACTCACACTCGAGAGGCTACAGGCCTATTGCGAGAGACCATTTGTGAGGGTAGGTCTTTCTGCCACTCTTGCCCCAATTGAGGAAATAGCGAGTTTTCTCGTCGGCTTTGAAAAGGGAAGAATGAGAGACATCAAAGTGGTCGAGGTCCGGAGCCAAAAGAATTTGGATCTTAAGGTTCTCTGCCCGACCGAGGACATGACTGCCCTCCCCTATGAGATTGTAAACTCGAAAATGTATGATCTTTTAAAGGATCTTGTGGAAAAGCATACAACCACATTGATCTTCACCAACACGCGATCAGGCACCGAAAGTATCGTATACAAGCTAAAAGAGAGGGGAGCTGAGGCGATCGAAGCACACCACGGCAGCCTCAGCAAATTGACGAGGCTCGATGTCGAGGGAAGATTAAAGAAAGGCGAGCTGAAGTGCGTTGTTTCCTCTACATCCCTCGAACTCGGCATTGACATCGGATCAATCGATCTCGTGTGCCAAATAGGCTCACCCAAGTCGGTAGCAAAGGCTCTGCAGAGAATTGGAAGGAGCGGCCACGCCTATGGGCAGACGTCCAAAGGAAGGATCATCGTATTTGACAACGATGACCTCGTTGAGTGTGCGGTCCTTTCAAGGGCTGTCAAGAGAAACCAGATCGATAGGGTCACCATACCTGAGAACTGCCTAGACGTCCTCGCTCAGACTGTGGTGGGTATGTCGATCGAGAAACGGTGGGAAGTGTTCGAAGCGCTTGAAATCATACGGAGATCTTACTGCTACAGGAATCTCCCGGACGAGAGATTTTTCGACGTCCTGCGGTACCTCGGAAGCAAGGACGCCTTCGAAGGCGTTTATTCAAAAATCTGGTACGACGAAGCTGAGGGCCGTTTTGGAAGGAAGCGCGGTGCGAGAATGATTTACGCTCTCAATTTAGGGACTATTCCCGAGGAGGCGAATTACACCGTATACACTGAGAAAGGAGCTCCTGTTGGCGATCTTTCGGAGAAGTTCGTCGAAAGACTTTCTCCTAAGGACATATTTGTGCTTGGAGGGCGCACATATGAATACATCAAGACGAGAGGTATGAAGGTCTTCGTAAGAACAGCAAGCGGCAGGAAGCCCACGGTTCCTTCCTGGACAGGCGAAATGCTTCCCCGCAGCTTTGATCTTTCGATGGAGATCGCACGCTTTCGTAGGGAAATGGCTGAGAAGCTCATGGCGGAGGATGATGAAAAGATAGTCCACTGGTTAGTCACAGATTTCAACATCGACTGTGGCTCGGCAAATTCAATACTCAGCTATTTCAAAGAGCAGTTTGCCTCCTGCGGTTTCATTCCGAACGACAGAATTCTTGCTGTCGAGGGATACAGGGACATGGCGGGGAACTACTGCATCATTTTTCATTTTCCGTTTGGAAGACGAGTTAACGATGCCCTTTCGAGGGCGTACGCATTCCAGATAACGAAGAGACTCGGCTGCAATGTGAGTGTGTCGATCAGTGATGATGCCTTTCTACTCAGCTCGCCGAAGCCTGTCGAACTAAAGAATATTGAAAGGCTTGTCAATCATGCCGACCTGGAAGATGTTTTAAGACGGGCAGTCAGGGACTCAGAGATTTTCAAACAGAGGTTCCGGCACACGGCTGCACGAAGCTTTATGATCTTGCGGAATTACAAAGGTAGGGAGGTATCAGTTAATAGGCAGCAATTACGCTCAAGCTTCTTACTCGATGCCCTGAGCAGCATTGAAAACATGCCCATTATTGAGGAAACTTATCGAGAGATACTATACGACGTCATGGATTTGCAGAATGCGAAACTGGTTTTGTCGATGATTGAAAGAGGCGAAATGAATGTGCGCGTAATCGACTATTCTTCTGCGCCTACGCCCTTTGCTCACGGAATTATTCTCGCTGGTATCTCCGACATTGTGTTAATGGAAGACAGGAGTCTGTTGCTTAAGGAGCTGCACAGGAGAATTTTGTCAAAGGTTCTTGTTTCGGAAGTTTCTGAGTTTGAATTCGAAGCAGACCAGGTGAACGCTTATTTCAGAAGGAAACTCGGGACAATTGAGAGGAAAGAAGACATCGTGCGTCTACTCAAGATGGCAGGGCCAATGAGAATATTTAAAGAGAGAACACGCAGCATTTACCCCTTCACATCCAAAGAAAGGAAGGTTGTCGATAGATGGGCTATCGAATTGATGGAGGAGGGAAGGATTGCAACAGTCTACATCGACGATACATATTTTGTTGTTATCGAGGATCTTGATATCTACGCAACGGTATTCGAAAGAGAGCGGCGGCTCGGAGAGCTCGAAAGAAGGGTCTTGGAACTATTAGACTCTGAAAGAACTCAGATGCAGATCGCGCAGGAACTAGGACTCAGCTCTGAAGAGGCCGGGCACATTCTTCATATTCTTGAGTCGGTACAGATCGTTGGAAGGACTGCTCGAAGGGGAGGCCAGTGGTTTTTCAAGCGGAGAGTGTGCAGAAAGGTGGATCGTGAGGAAGCACTCCGTATTGCCACCAGCAAATTCGTAGGTTCAAATGGGCCTGCAACGGCCGAGGAAATTGCGTACGCGCTCAATATGCCTGACGAAATTATTATCGACGTCGCTGAGTCAATGGTCAATGAGGGCATTCTTGTAAAAGGGAAGTTCATCGTATCGGAAAAACCGCAGTATATGCTGCGCATTGACTACCTGAGGCTGAGGAGCGAAAATCTGAATGCTTTTGACTCTGGGACTGTAGAATCATACCGCCAGAAAAAACTAGATGGACCATTTGAAACCATCGAATCGTGTCTCAAGTTTCTTGGTGGTGTCGGCAGTCCACTCGATGTCTATCACCGCGTACCTGGCTTTTCATTAGCAGAATGGGAACGGCTCAGGAAGTCTGGGAAGATATTGATGGGCAGATTTCACAGGGGCCATGTGAGGTATGTTCTAGCGGAGGATGCTCCTCTCTTTGTTGCAGCGTACAGGCATCAACCGCTGGGACAGAGAGACCTTGAGGTTCTGAGGGCAATAGAGAGTCACGAAGGAATCAGTCTAAGACAATTAGCAAAAAAGCTAAACATGACAAAGGATCAACTGAAGACAATTATCGACAGGCTTGATAGAAACCTCTATATTGTCAGGGGTTACGACGAGAGTGAAGTATTTTCGAGGGAAAACGTCTATGTACCGCTCAACGTTCCAGCCCACGAGGGCAACGCCATCCATGAAATCGTCAGAAAATTCATCAGGGCTTATGGACCAGTACCGATGAGGGCGATCGCGGGTTTCACCGGATTTTCAGAAGAGGACATATCAAAAGCCGTTGAAGGCGAAGACATTTCGAGAATTGTTGTCGGAGACACGCAAACTGAGATGCTGATTTATACTAGTGAAATCGAAGCGCTTGAACACATTTCGCGGGGGGAAAGAAGGATTCGCGTGAGATCCCTTCATGATCCATCAGTACAGCACTTATGGTCTGAGGTCGAGTCAAAGTATGGCGATAGGTGGATTTACCCTCTAGTACGCGATGGAACCCTCGTTGGAGCCCTCGAAATGTGGAAAATGAGTGGATGTGTTGAAATTAGAGAGATCGATACCGGGGATCAAAGTCTCATTAGCGAGATTCTTACTTCGATCGACGAAGTGATGGACTTTTACAAACAAATGGGCATCGACATCGTCAGAGTGAAGGAAATCTTCGGCTTGGAACCCAATGGAATTTCGGCAGATCTGCTGGAAGAATTCAGTAAAGCAGGATACCACAGAATAGGAAACGCACTGGTTAAGGGGAATTTTCTGCCTCTTGTGTACCCCTGGGAAGATATCTTGCAGTACCTATTCTTAAAACAGTCAATACTCTATCAGTCGAACTTTGACAACGTGATGGCGTGCGTAAAGAAAATCGGTGCTCTCAGGTCCGATACCTCTGCATACCTGAGGTGCAGAGTGAGGGTACCTTTGAAAAGACTCTTTGAGCAGGGGCTTCTTATTAGAGCCCATATATTACCGCCCTTCATTTCTTATACAACACTGGAATTCGCCTCTCTCTGCAGGAAGGCGAAAGATGTCGTTCTCAGCGAAGATATGAAACTTATTTTGCGTATCATTGGAGACCGCGGCTCAATCTCAAAGAATGAACTCTTTTCGATATCGCCATTTGGATATGGCCGTACCTATGAGGCCTTGAAGAAACTCGTCGATAGCACAGCAGTCTATTTCGACGGAAGAAAGAAGGTCTCAGTCACTCCGGAAATAGATTTAACCGTCGAAGAAGCTCGAATTCAACTTCTCACGCGGATGTTTGAGAATTTTGGGATTGTCAGTGCGGAGAATCTTGCGAGAATTTTGAATCACTTCATACCGATGAGAGAGCTGCGCAGGTTGCTCTCGGTGCTCGAAAATGAGGGGGTTCTGGTGAAAGGATACTTTGTAGAAAATGATGAGATGCTCTACTGGATGCTGGCGAAAGATGTGCCGATGAAAAAGGTGGAATCCGAGGAGGGATTTGTACTCACCTCCGATGACAACCTCTTCTTTTATTTACAGACCTGGCTCAAGGGGAAGATAGTGCGGCGCGGGGATGCAATTTTCAAAGGTCCAAGAATCGTAGGCAGTTTCAGGGCTCACCGGGCCGGCTCCAATCTTTACCTCGATGAATTTTCTGGAAACCAGGAGGCTAAGAGAATTCTCAGGGCGTTCATCAGAATGCATAATTATACATTGAGAAAAAGCAAAGAAGAAAAGGTGCCGGATTGGGAAATACAGGAGTTCTATGAGAAGACCCATCCTGGCGAAGTCTGA
- a CDS encoding FumA C-terminus/TtdB family hydratase beta subunit, which yields MNLETPLSEETVRSLCIGDIAYLNGIVYTARDAAHTRALKIIEEGAQLPFDLKNAALYHCGPIVRKVGRDGIEWKVLAAGPTTSARMNSLEPTFICHTGIRAIIGKGGMSVETVEAMQRCGCVYFAITGGAAVTTANKIARVVDVAWLDLGMAEAMWAFEVRDFGPLVVAIDAHGKSLYDDVERTVVENIVKARKILGFRS from the coding sequence GTGAATCTTGAGACACCCCTTAGCGAGGAAACTGTTCGATCGCTTTGTATTGGAGACATCGCCTATCTCAACGGGATCGTTTACACCGCCCGGGATGCGGCACATACGAGAGCGCTTAAGATTATTGAAGAGGGAGCACAGCTCCCGTTCGATTTAAAGAACGCAGCTCTTTATCATTGCGGTCCCATTGTCAGGAAAGTCGGGAGGGATGGAATCGAATGGAAGGTCCTCGCCGCCGGTCCCACGACGAGCGCTAGAATGAACTCACTGGAACCGACCTTCATATGTCATACAGGGATAAGGGCGATCATAGGCAAGGGAGGCATGTCGGTGGAAACTGTCGAGGCAATGCAGCGATGCGGATGCGTTTATTTCGCAATTACTGGTGGCGCGGCGGTCACAACCGCGAATAAGATCGCGAGGGTCGTTGATGTTGCATGGCTCGATCTCGGCATGGCAGAAGCGATGTGGGCATTTGAAGTAAGAGATTTTGGCCCGCTCGTCGTTGCCATCGATGCGCACGGAAAAAGTCTATATGATGACGTTGAGAGGACTGTAGTGGAAAATATTGTAAAAGCGAGGAAGATTCTGGGATTTCGATCTTAG
- a CDS encoding ABC transporter ATP-binding protein produces the protein MAEPIVIEELTKEFNSFRAVDSLNLTVKKQSFLGFLGPNGAGKTTTIKILTNLLSATSGRAYLNGINVLEDPKAALADIGAVVETPEFYPYLTPVETLSYLGTLRGMPRQDINRRIKEVLETVKLSEWADKKIGKFSKGMKQRLAIAQALLHEPSVLILDEPTSGLDPRGMVEVRNILKDLKNSKFTVFMSSHLLNEVQEVCESVALINRGKLLLHDSVSSLVNKTRVRDIEVRVLKPLEGYYVERISHFDGVISTNSIGERMLKITFDGDEERQAKLLADMYSLGLKIVSFREMGIPLESLYMSLIEDSR, from the coding sequence ATGGCAGAGCCTATTGTGATTGAGGAGCTGACGAAGGAATTCAACAGCTTTAGGGCGGTCGATTCACTCAACCTCACTGTAAAGAAGCAGTCATTCCTCGGATTCCTAGGACCTAATGGAGCAGGAAAGACGACGACGATAAAAATTCTGACAAATTTGCTTTCTGCGACATCTGGTCGCGCTTATTTGAATGGAATCAATGTTCTCGAGGATCCCAAAGCCGCTCTAGCTGACATAGGGGCAGTGGTCGAGACGCCCGAGTTTTATCCCTATCTGACACCTGTGGAAACTCTCAGCTATCTTGGCACCCTGAGGGGGATGCCAAGACAAGACATCAATAGACGAATAAAGGAAGTCTTGGAGACCGTCAAACTTTCAGAATGGGCCGATAAAAAGATCGGCAAGTTTTCGAAGGGCATGAAGCAGCGTCTCGCAATCGCTCAAGCACTACTTCACGAGCCGAGCGTCCTCATACTCGATGAGCCGACGTCCGGTCTCGATCCCAGGGGAATGGTCGAGGTGAGGAACATCCTCAAAGATCTGAAGAACAGCAAGTTTACGGTATTCATGAGTTCACACCTCCTCAACGAGGTTCAAGAAGTCTGTGAGAGCGTCGCACTCATCAATAGGGGAAAGCTCCTCCTCCATGACAGCGTGTCGTCGCTCGTGAATAAGACCAGGGTAAGGGACATAGAGGTGCGGGTCCTCAAGCCGCTAGAGGGATATTATGTCGAGAGAATTTCCCATTTCGACGGTGTCATTTCGACAAACTCTATAGGCGAGAGGATGCTCAAGATCACATTCGATGGGGATGAGGAAAGACAAGCGAAGCTTCTGGCGGACATGTATTCGTTAGGCCTTAAGATCGTGAGTTTCAGGGAAATGGGAATACCCCTTGAATCCCTTTACATGTCCCTCATCGAAGATTCGAGGTGA